The Bacillus sp. Y1 genome includes the window TTCACCAGGTTCTAGGTCACATACCTGCGCCACCATCAATGTTAAAAGCGCATAGGATGCTATATTAAATGGAACACCTAAAAACACATCAGCCGAACGTTGATATAACTGACAGCTTAGCTTTCCATCAGCCACATGAAATTGAAACAGGCAGTGACAAGGAGGCAGTGCCATTTTATCAATATCTCCAACATTCCATGCATTTACAATTAAACGCCTTGACTCAGGGTTTGTTTTAATTTGATTAACTAGGTCAGAAATTTGATCCACTGTTTCCCCAGTCGAAGTCGTCCATGATCTCCACTGGTGTCCGTACACTGGACCTAAATTCCCTTCTTCATCTGCCCATTCATTCCAAATACGAACGCCGTTATCTTGAAGATACTTTATATTCGTGTCACCTTGAAGGAACCAAAGTAATTCATGAATGATTGATTTCAAATGTAATTTTTTTGTTGTCACAAGAGGAAAACCTTCTTGTAAATCAAAACGCATTTGATAACCAAATGTACTAATGGTGCCCGTTCCTGTACGATCTTGTTTTTTTACTCCATTTTCTAACACATGCTTACATAGCTCTAAATATTGTTTCATTCTTCCACCTACTGTCACAAATTTTACGAAATACTAGTCTTTTACAAGGGTATAATTATTTTGATGGTAGGTCAATGCACGAAGGCGAAATTTTCGATGGAATTGAGTTTTGTTTCAAGTGGTTGTCGGTAGTTTCGCGTTTGTTTTATTTCTAGAGAGGATGTGGAATTTTGATTATCAAAAAGCGTGGGCTTTCTGTTGAATTGCAGATATTTAGATGTTTAAAAAATAGAATGGTATTTACTGAAAAAGAAAAATCGTACTATATCAACTTAGAAAAAGGGTATCTTGGAGAACTAAAATTCGACGAGTTAACCAAAGGTTTAATCGATAATTGTTTATTAGTGAATGATTTAACTCTTGAAGTAACCAACAATATTTTTCAAATTGATAGCTTGCTTATTTTTAAAGAGATGATATGTGTTTTTGAAGTCAAAAACTTTGAGGATAATTTTTATTTTCAAGCAAATAAGTGGTATTCATTACCTAGTAGAAAAGAGATTAATAGTCCTATTCTACAACTTGAAAGAAGTGAGACTTTGCTCCGTAAATACTTTCAAACACACGGCTTTTCTATTCCCATTGAATCTAAAATTGTATTTGTAAACCCCACTTTCACCCTTTACCAAGCCCCTATCGATTTACCTGTTATCTTCCCCACTCAACTTCAGCATCTTCAAAGTACTCTCGA containing:
- a CDS encoding thymidylate synthase, whose amino-acid sequence is MKQYLELCKHVLENGVKKQDRTGTGTISTFGYQMRFDLQEGFPLVTTKKLHLKSIIHELLWFLQGDTNIKYLQDNGVRIWNEWADEEGNLGPVYGHQWRSWTTSTGETVDQISDLVNQIKTNPESRRLIVNAWNVGDIDKMALPPCHCLFQFHVADGKLSCQLYQRSADVFLGVPFNIASYALLTLMVAQVCDLEPGEFIHTFGDAHIYLNHVEQVELQLTRQPHPLPTLKINPEKKDLFGFTYDDFELVNYEAHPHIKGVVSV
- a CDS encoding nuclease-related domain-containing protein; translation: MIIKKRGLSVELQIFRCLKNRMVFTEKEKSYYINLEKGYLGELKFDELTKGLIDNCLLVNDLTLEVTNNIFQIDSLLIFKEMICVFEVKNFEDNFYFQANKWYSLPSRKEINSPILQLERSETLLRKYFQTHGFSIPIESKIVFVNPTFTLYQAPIDLPVIFPTQLQHLQSTLESKSGTLTSQHIKLAKQLCDDHMVTTRFLRIPSYSYESLRMGIECRGCGEFFGEWGESILHCKYCGSSELLVNAFVRTVEAYRLLFPNKKITTKEIYIWCKIIPSLKVTRNLLNNYFQSFGTGRAKYYE